DNA from Gammaproteobacteria bacterium:
ACTGCTCGGCGTCAATTGCGAGGATTCAAAATAGCATGGGCCAACGGCTGCAGTGGATACTTTTTGCGGTTTTGCTGGGTGCGAGCTTCGGCGCACAATCGGCTGAACCTGCCTCTGCCGAGGGTGCTGCAACCGGCATCCCGGCCTTTCCTGCGTCCTTCGAATGCAGCGCCGGTTCCGACGACTGCCCTTCCGTGCTGAAAGAACCGCAGTCGATGGTATTCGTGACCCGCATCCCCTTCCAGACCGGCAGCGCCCTGCTGACCGAGCAGGCGAAGAACGAGCTGTTGCGCTTCCTGGTCGAGCTCGAGTCCTTTTCAATCGTGCAGGGCTTTTCGATTGTCGGGCACTCGGACCCCAGTGGCCCGGAGGACTTCAATCGCTGGTTGTCGGAAAAGCGCGCCGCACAGGTCAGCTGGCACTTCCGCCAGAGCGGTGTTGATCCCCGCACCATCGACATCTCCGGTGCCGGTTCTTTGCAACCTTATGTTGGTGCCATCGACCCGGCAGAACACCGTCGCGTCGAAGTTCGCGTCACCGTCCGCCCGTTCCTCTGATCCAGCCGCAACAAGTCCGGTGACGGCTGCGTTTCTGCGGCCGTTGCGCTAGGCTTTGCAAAAATTCCCGCAGCCGCTGAACAGCGTGCCTGCCAAGCCGCGAGGAGATCACGATGCAAGATATCCTGAACCTGCTCAATGATTACGACTGGCAACAGCTGCTGCTCCACTGGGGCAGCCGGATTCTCATTGCCCTCGCGATCTTCGTCGTGGGTCGCTGGGTCGGCAAATTGCTGGGACGACTGATTCGCAACGTGGTCGGTAAGGCCGGCATGGACAACCTGCTGGCAGGTTTCCTCGGCAAGCTCGTGTCGGTTGCGATCACTGCAGTCGCCTTGATTGCCGCACTCGACCAGGTCGGGGTAAACACCACATCACTGGTGGCCGTACTTGGTGCGGCCGGCCTGGCCATCGGCCTGGCCCTGCAGGGCTCGCTGTCGAACTTCGCGTCCAGCATCATGATCATGATCTTCAAGCCCTTCCGCGTTGGAGATTTCGTGGATGCCGGTGGCACCTCGGGCACCATCCAGGAAATCGGCATGTTCCACACGCGCCTGACGACCACCGACAACCAGCTGATCATCGTGCCCAACAGCGCGATCATGGGCGGCAACATCATCAACTACACCATCAACGACACGCGACGCATCAACGAAACCATCGGAATCAGTTACGGCGATGACCCGGCGAAGGCACGCGAGCTGCTGTTCCGGATCATTCGCGATGATGACCGCATTCTTTCCGAACCCGACCCGATCGTGTGGCTCAACCAGTTCGGCGACTCGAG
Protein-coding regions in this window:
- a CDS encoding mechanosensitive ion channel yields the protein MQDILNLLNDYDWQQLLLHWGSRILIALAIFVVGRWVGKLLGRLIRNVVGKAGMDNLLAGFLGKLVSVAITAVALIAALDQVGVNTTSLVAVLGAAGLAIGLALQGSLSNFASSIMIMIFKPFRVGDFVDAGGTSGTIQEIGMFHTRLTTTDNQLIIVPNSAIMGGNIINYTINDTRRINETIGISYGDDPAKARELLFRIIRDDDRILSEPDPIVWLNQFGDSSVNLVIRCWTKTEDYWQTRADLLEAIKKAFDEHGISIPFPQRVIHQYSHSVD
- a CDS encoding OmpA family protein — protein: MGQRLQWILFAVLLGASFGAQSAEPASAEGAATGIPAFPASFECSAGSDDCPSVLKEPQSMVFVTRIPFQTGSALLTEQAKNELLRFLVELESFSIVQGFSIVGHSDPSGPEDFNRWLSEKRAAQVSWHFRQSGVDPRTIDISGAGSLQPYVGAIDPAEHRRVEVRVTVRPFL